In Streptomyces sp. NBC_01381, a genomic segment contains:
- a CDS encoding S1C family serine protease, whose translation MTETFRHSGEYPQQPQGAYPPPPAYAPEEPPKPPRRRAKGPLALLAAVAIAAAAIGGGTAYAFQELTGDDSSSSSNATSTDVVPTSQKGTVSGVAEAVSPSIVEISAKSSAGSATGSGVIITDDGEIITNNHVISGASSVKVTTDDGKSYTAKVVGTDSKKDLALIKLQGASGLKAASLGDSDNVKIGQDVVAIGSPEGLTGTVTSGIISALDRDVTVSTDEGQQQPGGGEGGWPFEYGGEQFNGDTGSSKTTYKALQTDASLNPGNSGGALIDMNGNIIGINSAMYSPSSSQSGSGDSGSGSVGLGFAIPVNTVKADLDTLRAGSTD comes from the coding sequence ATGACCGAAACCTTCCGCCACAGCGGCGAGTACCCTCAGCAGCCGCAGGGCGCGTACCCACCTCCGCCCGCTTACGCACCGGAAGAGCCCCCGAAGCCGCCGCGCCGGCGGGCGAAGGGCCCCCTCGCGCTTCTCGCCGCCGTGGCCATCGCGGCAGCGGCCATCGGCGGCGGCACCGCCTACGCGTTCCAGGAGCTGACCGGCGACGACAGCTCGTCGAGCTCCAACGCCACCAGTACGGACGTCGTGCCCACCAGCCAGAAGGGCACCGTCTCCGGCGTGGCCGAGGCCGTCAGCCCCAGCATCGTCGAGATCAGCGCCAAGTCGAGCGCGGGCTCCGCCACCGGCTCCGGCGTGATCATCACGGACGACGGCGAGATCATCACCAACAACCACGTGATCTCCGGCGCCTCGTCGGTCAAGGTCACGACGGACGACGGCAAGTCGTACACCGCCAAGGTCGTCGGCACCGACAGCAAGAAGGATCTGGCGCTGATCAAGCTCCAGGGCGCGTCGGGCCTGAAGGCCGCGAGCCTCGGCGACTCGGACAACGTCAAGATCGGCCAGGACGTCGTGGCGATCGGCTCCCCCGAGGGCCTGACCGGCACCGTCACCAGCGGCATCATCTCCGCCCTCGACCGCGACGTCACCGTGTCGACGGACGAGGGGCAGCAGCAGCCGGGCGGCGGCGAAGGCGGCTGGCCGTTCGAGTACGGCGGCGAGCAGTTCAACGGCGACACCGGCTCGTCGAAGACGACGTACAAGGCCCTGCAGACCGACGCATCGCTCAACCCCGGCAACTCCGGCGGCGCCCTCATCGACATGAACGGCAACATCATCGGCATCAACTCCGCGATGTACTCGCCCAGTTCGTCCCAGAGCGGCAGCGGCGACTCCGGCTCGGGCAGTGTCGGCCTCGGCTTCGCCATCCCGGTCAACACGGTCAAGGCCGACCTCGACACGCTGCGGGCCGGCTCCACCGACTGA
- a CDS encoding LacI family DNA-binding transcriptional regulator, producing the protein MAKVTRDDVARLAGTSTAVVSYVINNGPRPVAPATRERVLAAIKELGYRPDRVAQAMASRRTDLIGMIVPDARQPFFAEMTHAVEQAASERGKMVLVGNTDYVAERETHYLRAFLGMQVSGLILVSHALSDNAAAEIDAWDARVVLLHERPEAMDDVAVVTDDLGGAQLATRHLLEHGHEYVACVGGTADTPTVGDPVSDHVEGWRRAMREAGLSVEGRLFEAPYNRYDAYQMALELLARPDRPTAIFCSTDDQAIGVLRAARELRIDVPGELAVAGFDDVKEAGLTDPPLTTVASDRPAMARAAVDLVLDDGLRVAGSRRERLKLFPSRLVVRQSCGCN; encoded by the coding sequence GTGGCCAAGGTGACTCGGGATGACGTGGCGCGACTTGCGGGTACTTCCACCGCCGTCGTCAGCTACGTGATCAACAACGGACCCCGGCCGGTTGCCCCGGCCACGCGCGAGCGTGTACTCGCCGCGATCAAAGAGCTGGGGTACCGGCCGGACCGGGTCGCCCAGGCCATGGCGTCGCGGCGGACCGACCTCATAGGCATGATCGTGCCGGACGCCAGGCAGCCGTTCTTCGCGGAGATGACCCACGCGGTGGAGCAGGCGGCGTCCGAGCGCGGAAAAATGGTGCTCGTCGGCAACACGGACTACGTGGCCGAGCGCGAGACCCATTACCTGCGGGCGTTCCTGGGCATGCAGGTCTCCGGCCTCATCCTCGTCAGCCACGCCCTGTCGGACAACGCCGCCGCCGAGATCGACGCGTGGGACGCGCGGGTCGTGCTGCTCCACGAGCGGCCCGAGGCGATGGACGACGTGGCCGTCGTGACGGACGACCTGGGCGGCGCCCAGCTCGCCACGCGGCACCTGCTCGAACACGGCCATGAGTACGTCGCCTGCGTCGGCGGCACGGCCGATACCCCGACCGTCGGCGACCCCGTCTCCGACCACGTCGAGGGCTGGCGGCGGGCCATGCGGGAGGCCGGCCTTTCGGTGGAGGGGCGGCTTTTCGAGGCGCCGTACAACCGCTACGACGCGTACCAGATGGCCCTGGAGCTGCTGGCGCGTCCCGATCGCCCGACCGCGATCTTCTGCTCGACGGACGACCAGGCGATCGGTGTGCTGCGGGCGGCGCGGGAGCTACGCATCGACGTGCCCGGGGAGCTGGCGGTCGCCGGCTTCGACGACGTGAAGGAAGCGGGTCTGACGGACCCGCCCCTGACCACGGTGGCCTCTGACCGCCCCGCGATGGCCCGCGCGGCGGTGGACCTGGTCCTGGACGACGGACTCCGCGTGGCGGGCTCCCGCCGGGAACGCCTGAAGCTGTTCCCCTCACGGCTGGTCGTCCGCCAGTCCTGCGGCTGCAACTGA
- a CDS encoding response regulator transcription factor, with protein sequence MSSLLLLTNALQPSTEVLPALGLLLHNVRVAPAEGPALVDTPGADVILIDGRRDLPQVRSLCQLLRSTGPGCPLVLVVTEGGLAAVTADWGIDDVLLDTAGPAEVEARLRLAMGRQQIVADDSPMEIRNGDLSVDEATYSAKLKGRVLDLTFKEFELLKYLAQHPGRVFTRAQLLQEVWGYDYFGGTRTVDVHVRRLRAKLGVEHESLIGTVRNVGYRFVTPEKVERAADGEKAKAARPRAEGEGEEAAGNAAPAAAPAPVSPPKEAAVRPAQR encoded by the coding sequence ATGAGTTCTCTGCTGCTCCTCACCAATGCCCTTCAGCCGTCGACGGAGGTGCTTCCCGCCCTCGGCCTGCTGCTGCACAACGTGCGGGTGGCCCCCGCCGAAGGCCCGGCCCTCGTCGACACCCCTGGTGCCGACGTCATCCTGATCGACGGCCGCCGTGACCTCCCGCAGGTCCGCAGCCTCTGCCAGCTCCTCCGCTCCACGGGACCGGGCTGTCCGCTCGTCCTCGTCGTGACGGAGGGCGGCCTCGCGGCCGTCACCGCCGACTGGGGCATCGACGACGTACTTCTCGACACGGCAGGTCCGGCCGAGGTCGAGGCGCGCCTCCGCCTCGCGATGGGCCGCCAGCAGATCGTCGCCGACGACTCCCCCATGGAGATCCGCAACGGCGATCTCTCCGTGGACGAGGCGACGTACAGCGCGAAGCTGAAGGGCCGGGTCCTCGACCTGACCTTCAAGGAGTTCGAGCTGCTCAAGTACCTGGCGCAGCACCCGGGCCGCGTCTTCACGCGCGCCCAGCTCCTCCAGGAGGTCTGGGGCTACGACTACTTCGGCGGCACGCGGACGGTCGACGTACACGTACGGCGGCTGCGCGCGAAGCTCGGCGTCGAGCACGAGTCGCTCATCGGAACCGTCCGAAATGTCGGCTACCGCTTCGTCACGCCCGAGAAGGTCGAACGTGCGGCCGACGGGGAGAAGGCGAAGGCGGCGAGGCCGCGGGCGGAGGGGGAGGGCGAGGAGGCCGCGGGGAATGCGGCACCCGCCGCGGCGCCCGCCCCCGTGTCTCCGCCGAAGGAAGCTGCCGTACGCCCTGCCCAGCGGTAG
- a CDS encoding alpha/beta hydrolase produces MTSGPAGQAAGSSVPPITRTPSRVQRRATLRTRDGVDIDAAYDPGSDPACDLAIVLAHGFTGDLERPHVRRAAGVFTQRAAVITFSFRGHGASGGLSTVGDREVLDLAAAVEWARSLGHARVVTVGFSMGGSVVLRHAALSGSAHGGRTEARVDAVIAVSAPARWYYRGTAPMRRLHWLVTRPVGRAVGRLGLRTRIHPDEWDPVPLSPVESVPRIAPTPLLIVHGDRDPYFPVDHPRMLAAAAEGGAELWLEAGMGHAEHAADDALLGRIAEWATASWTSATAD; encoded by the coding sequence ATGACTTCCGGTCCGGCAGGCCAAGCGGCGGGATCTTCTGTGCCGCCGATCACTCGCACTCCCTCCCGTGTTCAACGGCGCGCAACGCTCCGTACACGGGACGGCGTCGACATCGACGCCGCGTACGACCCCGGATCCGACCCGGCGTGCGACCTCGCGATCGTGCTCGCGCACGGCTTCACGGGCGACCTGGAGCGGCCCCACGTGCGCCGCGCGGCGGGCGTCTTCACGCAGCGTGCGGCCGTGATCACCTTCTCCTTCCGGGGGCACGGGGCGTCCGGCGGGCTCTCCACGGTCGGCGACCGCGAGGTGCTCGATCTGGCGGCCGCCGTGGAGTGGGCGCGGTCGCTCGGGCATGCGCGGGTGGTGACCGTGGGCTTCTCGATGGGCGGCTCGGTGGTCCTGCGGCACGCGGCGCTCAGCGGTTCCGCGCACGGGGGGCGCACGGAAGCGCGGGTTGACGCGGTGATCGCGGTGAGCGCGCCGGCCCGCTGGTACTACCGGGGGACCGCGCCGATGCGGCGGCTGCACTGGCTGGTGACGCGGCCGGTGGGGCGGGCTGTGGGGCGGCTCGGCCTGCGGACCCGTATCCACCCGGACGAGTGGGACCCGGTCCCGCTCTCGCCGGTCGAGTCGGTCCCGCGGATCGCGCCGACGCCGCTGCTCATCGTGCACGGGGACCGGGACCCGTACTTCCCCGTCGACCACCCGCGGATGCTGGCCGCTGCCGCGGAGGGCGGGGCGGAACTGTGGCTGGAGGCGGGCATGGGGCACGCCGAGCACGCGGCGGACGACGCGCTCCTCGGTCGGATCGCCGAGTGGGCCACGGCATCATGGACGTCGGCAACCGCCGACTGA
- a CDS encoding MoaD/ThiS family protein, which produces MVNGTIRYWAAAKAAAGIAEEPYAAGTLAEALDAARERHPGELVRVLQRCSFLVDGDPVGTRGHETVRLAEGGTVEVLPPFAGG; this is translated from the coding sequence ATGGTGAACGGCACCATTCGTTACTGGGCCGCGGCCAAGGCGGCCGCGGGGATCGCCGAGGAGCCGTACGCGGCCGGGACGCTCGCCGAGGCGCTGGACGCGGCGCGGGAGCGGCACCCCGGGGAGCTCGTCCGTGTGCTGCAGCGATGCTCGTTCCTCGTCGACGGTGACCCCGTGGGGACCCGTGGGCATGAGACGGTACGGCTGGCCGAGGGCGGCACGGTCGAGGTGCTCCCGCCGTTCGCAGGAGGGTGA
- a CDS encoding DUF2993 domain-containing protein, whose protein sequence is MSKRAVRILLIVVVILGGLFVGADRLAVGFAEDEVADKLRTSEGLSETPDVSIKGFPFLTQVVGGTLDDVEIGIKDYDATSGSDKIRIADLNARMQGVEFSGDYSSATAEKATGTARISYDELLKESQGEPVKLPLGATGKVVGLSDGGDGKIKVEVEVSKGGVKLPKPVHVLSSVRVEDDTIKVHADEIPKNLEVMGVTIPLPEGLVRDVTDFEEKVGGLPGGIKIDEVKAAQDGVNISVKGTNVKLSG, encoded by the coding sequence ATGAGCAAGCGCGCAGTGCGAATACTTCTGATCGTCGTCGTGATCCTGGGCGGCCTGTTCGTGGGCGCCGACCGTCTCGCGGTGGGATTCGCCGAGGACGAGGTCGCGGACAAGCTGCGTACCAGCGAGGGACTCAGCGAGACGCCGGACGTCTCGATCAAGGGCTTCCCCTTCCTGACCCAGGTCGTCGGCGGCACGCTCGACGACGTCGAGATCGGCATCAAGGACTACGACGCCACCTCCGGCTCCGACAAGATCCGCATCGCCGATCTGAACGCCCGGATGCAGGGCGTCGAGTTCTCCGGCGACTACAGCTCCGCGACCGCCGAGAAGGCCACCGGAACGGCCCGTATCTCCTACGACGAGCTGCTCAAGGAGTCCCAGGGCGAGCCGGTCAAGCTGCCGCTCGGCGCCACCGGCAAGGTGGTCGGCCTCTCCGACGGCGGTGACGGCAAGATCAAGGTCGAGGTCGAGGTGAGCAAGGGCGGCGTGAAGCTGCCGAAGCCGGTGCATGTGCTGAGCTCGGTCCGGGTCGAGGACGACACCATCAAGGTGCACGCCGATGAGATCCCGAAGAACCTCGAGGTCATGGGTGTGACCATTCCGCTGCCCGAGGGGCTCGTCCGCGATGTCACGGACTTCGAGGAGAAGGTCGGCGGCCTTCCGGGCGGCATCAAGATCGACGAGGTGAAGGCCGCGCAGGACGGCGTGAACATCTCGGTCAAGGGCACGAACGTGAAGCTGTCCGGCTGA
- a CDS encoding Ms5788A family Cys-rich leader peptide, giving the protein MQQQADLTKRRAVDLCRVAAMLCRTF; this is encoded by the coding sequence ATGCAACAACAGGCGGACCTCACGAAGCGGCGGGCAGTAGACCTGTGCCGCGTCGCCGCCATGCTCTGTCGCACCTTCTGA
- a CDS encoding sulfurtransferase produces MSRSDVLVDADWVEAHIDDPKVVIVEVDEDTSAYDKNHIKNAVRIDWTTDLQDPVRRDFVDQEGFEKLLSAKGIANDTTVVLYGGNNNWFASYAFWYFKLYGHQDVKLLDGGRKKWELDSRDLVDGDQVPQLAATSYKAKPQDTSIRAFRDDVVNAIGSQNLVDVRSPDEFSGKLLAPAHLPQEQSQRPGHVPSARNIPWSKNAKDDGTFKSDDELKELYADEQVDLAKDTIAYCRIGERSALTWFVLHELLGVENVKNYDGSWTEYGSLVGVPIELGANK; encoded by the coding sequence ATGAGCCGCAGCGACGTCCTGGTAGACGCCGACTGGGTCGAGGCCCACATCGACGACCCGAAGGTTGTCATCGTCGAGGTCGACGAAGACACCTCCGCGTACGACAAGAACCACATCAAGAACGCGGTCCGCATCGACTGGACCACCGACCTCCAGGACCCGGTCCGCCGCGACTTCGTCGACCAGGAGGGCTTCGAGAAGCTCCTCTCGGCCAAGGGCATCGCGAACGACACGACCGTCGTCCTCTACGGCGGCAACAACAACTGGTTCGCGTCCTACGCCTTCTGGTACTTCAAGCTCTACGGCCACCAGGACGTGAAGCTCCTCGACGGCGGCCGCAAGAAGTGGGAGCTCGACTCCCGCGACCTGGTCGACGGCGACCAGGTGCCGCAGCTCGCGGCCACCTCGTACAAGGCCAAGCCCCAGGACACCTCGATCCGCGCCTTCCGCGACGACGTCGTGAACGCGATCGGCTCGCAGAACCTGGTCGACGTCCGTTCGCCCGACGAGTTCAGCGGCAAGCTGCTCGCCCCGGCGCACCTTCCGCAGGAGCAGTCGCAGCGTCCGGGCCACGTCCCGTCCGCGCGCAACATCCCGTGGTCGAAGAACGCCAAGGACGACGGCACCTTCAAGTCGGACGACGAGCTCAAGGAGCTGTACGCCGACGAGCAGGTCGACCTGGCCAAGGACACCATCGCGTACTGCCGCATCGGTGAGCGCTCGGCGCTCACCTGGTTCGTGCTGCACGAGCTCCTCGGCGTCGAGAACGTCAAGAACTACGACGGCTCGTGGACCGAGTACGGCTCCCTCGTCGGCGTCCCGATCGAGCTCGGCGCCAACAAGTAA
- a CDS encoding DUF1416 domain-containing protein — protein sequence MCGAKAGGPDASTIKPGETTIQGQVTRDGEPVSGYVRLLDSTGEFTAEVPTSATGQFRFYAAEGTWTLRALIPGGTADRTVVAQTGGLAEVAIAV from the coding sequence ATGTGTGGAGCGAAGGCAGGCGGCCCCGACGCCTCGACGATCAAGCCCGGCGAGACCACCATCCAGGGCCAGGTGACCCGCGACGGCGAGCCCGTCAGCGGCTACGTCCGCCTGCTCGACTCGACCGGCGAGTTCACGGCCGAGGTCCCCACCTCGGCGACCGGCCAGTTCCGCTTCTACGCGGCCGAGGGCACGTGGACGCTGCGCGCCCTCATCCCGGGCGGCACGGCCGACCGCACGGTCGTCGCCCAGACGGGCGGCCTCGCCGAGGTCGCCATCGCGGTCTGA
- a CDS encoding DUF3099 domain-containing protein, whose translation MYARRRHAYFAMMGTCIALFVLAWGVVRLWSIPVAVGMCVVAMVIPPVAAMVANRRGPEDRWWDDPSGDSKSDEWWDELDGKRRPRQ comes from the coding sequence ATGTACGCGCGAAGGCGGCACGCCTACTTCGCCATGATGGGCACGTGCATCGCCCTCTTCGTCCTGGCGTGGGGCGTCGTACGGCTCTGGTCCATCCCGGTCGCCGTCGGGATGTGTGTGGTGGCGATGGTGATCCCGCCGGTTGCCGCGATGGTCGCCAACCGCCGCGGTCCCGAGGACCGCTGGTGGGACGACCCCTCGGGGGACTCGAAGTCCGACGAGTGGTGGGACGAGCTCGACGGGAAGCGCCGACCCCGTCAGTAG
- a CDS encoding DsrE family protein, whose protein sequence is MAKKLVIKVTAGADAPERCSQAFTVAAVAVASGVEVSLWLTGESSWFALPGRAAEFELPHAAPLPDLIASILAAGQITLCTQCAARREITEKDVLEGVRIAGAQVFVQEAMTDGTQALVY, encoded by the coding sequence ATGGCGAAGAAGCTCGTGATCAAGGTGACCGCGGGGGCCGATGCCCCCGAGCGCTGCTCGCAGGCGTTCACGGTGGCGGCCGTGGCCGTGGCCAGCGGGGTGGAGGTCTCGCTCTGGCTGACCGGCGAGTCGTCCTGGTTCGCGCTGCCGGGTCGCGCCGCGGAGTTCGAGCTTCCGCACGCGGCGCCGCTGCCGGACCTGATCGCGTCGATCCTCGCCGCCGGCCAGATCACGCTCTGCACGCAGTGCGCCGCCCGCCGCGAGATCACGGAGAAGGACGTACTCGAAGGAGTGCGGATCGCGGGCGCGCAGGTCTTTGTGCAGGAGGCCATGACGGACGGCACGCAGGCCCTCGTCTACTGA
- a CDS encoding FABP family protein, which translates to MIEIPSDLHPDLVPLVWLLGNWAGAGVTDFPGAEKANFGQEVSFSHDGRDFIEYRSNTWVLDAEGNKVKPLESETGYWRVDKDRKVEVVMVRDSGVVEIWYGELADQKPQIDLVTDAVARTASSGPYTGGKRLYGYVKSDLMWVGEKQTPEVPLRPYMSAQLKKVVSPEEVAEMARGLGDLPDDGIAFFK; encoded by the coding sequence ATGATCGAGATTCCGTCCGACCTGCACCCCGACCTCGTTCCCCTCGTCTGGCTCCTCGGCAACTGGGCCGGGGCGGGCGTCACCGACTTCCCCGGCGCCGAGAAGGCGAACTTCGGCCAGGAAGTCTCCTTCAGCCATGACGGGCGCGACTTCATCGAGTACCGCTCGAACACCTGGGTCCTCGACGCCGAGGGCAACAAGGTCAAGCCGCTGGAGTCCGAGACGGGCTACTGGCGCGTCGACAAGGACCGCAAGGTCGAGGTCGTGATGGTCCGCGACAGCGGCGTCGTGGAGATCTGGTACGGCGAGCTCGCCGACCAGAAGCCGCAGATCGACCTGGTCACGGACGCCGTCGCGCGCACCGCGTCGTCCGGCCCGTACACCGGTGGCAAGCGGCTCTACGGCTATGTGAAGAGCGACCTGATGTGGGTCGGCGAGAAGCAGACCCCCGAGGTTCCGCTGCGGCCGTACATGTCGGCGCAGCTGAAGAAGGTCGTCTCGCCCGAGGAGGTCGCCGAGATGGCCCGCGGCCTGGGTGATCTGCCCGACGACGGCATCGCTTTCTTCAAGTAG
- a CDS encoding Fur family transcriptional regulator, whose protein sequence is MVSTDWKSDLRQRGYRLTPQRQLVLEAVDTLEHATPDDILGEVRKTASGINISTVYRTLELLEELGLVSHAHLGHGAPTYHLADRHHHIHLVCRDCTNVIEADVSVTAEFTAKLRDTFGFDTDLKHFAIFGRCENCSAKGQTKE, encoded by the coding sequence GTGGTGAGCACCGACTGGAAGAGCGATCTGCGGCAGCGCGGCTACCGGCTGACTCCGCAGCGCCAGCTTGTCCTCGAGGCCGTCGACACCCTTGAGCACGCGACCCCCGACGACATCCTCGGCGAAGTGCGGAAGACGGCGTCGGGGATCAACATTTCCACGGTGTACCGGACCCTGGAGCTCCTGGAGGAGCTAGGCCTGGTCAGCCACGCGCACCTGGGGCACGGGGCGCCGACGTACCACCTGGCGGACCGCCACCACCACATCCACCTGGTCTGCCGGGACTGCACGAACGTCATCGAGGCCGATGTCTCCGTCACGGCGGAGTTCACCGCGAAACTGCGGGACACGTTCGGCTTCGACACGGATCTGAAGCACTTCGCGATCTTCGGGCGCTGCGAGAACTGTTCGGCCAAGGGACAGACCAAGGAATAA
- a CDS encoding folate-binding protein YgfZ, with translation MKSPLLSLPGAVPAEGVDEGVAAHYGDLFREQRALADGTGLVDLSHRGVVTVSGPDRLSWLHLLLTQHVSELPAGTATEALILSANGHIEHHLALVDDGETVWAHVEPGTQDALVAYLESMKFYNRVEVADRTDEFAVVHLPAGSIAPVPDGVVVREMPHGRDLFLPRTSLESYADENGPAIGILAHEALRVEAHRPRLGFETDHRTIPHELGWIGSAVHLQKGCYRGQETVARVQNLGKPPRRLVFLHLDGSEVHLPVAGTELRLASEGDEGRKLGFITTAVRHHELGPIALGLIKRNVPVDAELIAGTTAAAQEVVVEP, from the coding sequence ATGAAGAGCCCCCTCCTGTCCCTGCCCGGCGCCGTCCCCGCCGAGGGCGTGGACGAAGGCGTCGCCGCCCACTACGGCGATCTGTTCCGTGAGCAGCGCGCCCTCGCCGACGGCACCGGTCTCGTGGACCTCTCGCACCGCGGCGTCGTCACCGTCTCCGGACCCGACCGGCTGAGCTGGCTGCATCTGCTGCTCACCCAGCATGTGAGCGAGCTGCCCGCCGGAACGGCCACCGAGGCGCTGATCCTCTCCGCGAACGGCCACATCGAGCACCACCTCGCCCTCGTCGACGACGGCGAGACGGTGTGGGCGCACGTCGAGCCCGGCACGCAGGACGCGCTGGTCGCGTACCTGGAGAGCATGAAGTTCTACAACCGGGTCGAAGTCGCCGACCGCACCGACGAGTTCGCGGTCGTGCACCTGCCCGCCGGTTCCATCGCGCCGGTCCCGGACGGCGTCGTCGTACGCGAGATGCCGCACGGCAGGGACCTGTTCCTGCCGCGTACGTCCCTTGAGTCGTACGCCGACGAGAACGGCCCGGCGATCGGCATCCTCGCCCACGAGGCACTGCGCGTGGAGGCGCACCGGCCGCGGCTCGGCTTCGAGACCGACCACCGCACGATCCCGCACGAGCTGGGCTGGATCGGCTCCGCGGTGCATCTGCAGAAGGGCTGCTACCGCGGCCAGGAGACGGTCGCCCGCGTCCAGAACCTGGGCAAGCCGCCGCGCCGCCTGGTCTTCCTGCACCTGGACGGCAGCGAGGTGCATCTGCCGGTGGCCGGCACGGAGCTGCGCCTCGCGTCCGAGGGCGATGAGGGCCGCAAGCTGGGCTTCATCACGACGGCCGTACGCCACCACGAGCTGGGCCCGATCGCGCTCGGGCTCATCAAGCGGAACGTACCGGTGGACGCGGAGCTGATCGCCGGCACGACGGCCGCGGCGCAGGAGGTCGTGGTCGAGCCGTAG
- the dtd gene encoding D-aminoacyl-tRNA deacylase — MRAVVQRVDGASVVVEGETVGEIKGEGLCVLVGVTHEDTKEKAAQLARKLWSVRMLTDEKSCSDIDAPLLVISQFTLYGDARKGRRPTWNAAAPGDVAEPLVDEVVAQLRALGATVATGRFGAQMRVSLTNDGPFTVLLEM, encoded by the coding sequence ATGCGTGCTGTGGTGCAGAGGGTGGACGGGGCGAGCGTCGTCGTCGAGGGCGAGACCGTCGGCGAGATCAAGGGCGAGGGGCTCTGTGTCCTCGTGGGGGTCACCCACGAGGACACCAAGGAGAAGGCGGCCCAACTGGCCCGCAAACTCTGGTCCGTTCGGATGCTGACGGACGAGAAGTCCTGCTCGGACATCGACGCGCCGCTGCTTGTCATCAGCCAGTTCACGCTGTACGGCGACGCCCGCAAGGGCCGCAGGCCCACCTGGAACGCGGCGGCGCCCGGCGATGTCGCCGAGCCCCTGGTCGACGAGGTCGTCGCCCAGCTGCGGGCGCTGGGCGCGACCGTGGCGACGGGACGCTTCGGCGCCCAGATGCGGGTGTCTCTGACGAACGACGGGCCGTTCACCGTGCTGCTGGAGATGTGA
- a CDS encoding aerial mycelium formation protein, which produces MSTPSTGQPPGPVSLTRMSAARRTNVPRPPTQRTGSPVLPDQVERDLSTLLLRELREVRRDAQRNEADLSYVRRLLQGRIDILRAEAARRGDPRAAAAQGRVGPVVDRLHEILRDAPARHRSSARHVTLGTPHSAEYGLLATEMLAEVELSDLEARTDDELHTAMGRLVRYEQQVSHRRQELQHTADDCSAEIARRYREGEAQVDDLLS; this is translated from the coding sequence ATGAGCACACCAAGTACGGGGCAGCCGCCCGGACCTGTGTCGCTGACCCGCATGAGCGCCGCACGACGTACGAACGTGCCGCGTCCGCCCACGCAGCGCACGGGCAGCCCGGTGCTGCCCGATCAGGTGGAGCGCGATCTGTCCACGCTGCTCCTGCGCGAACTGCGCGAGGTGCGCCGTGACGCGCAGCGGAACGAGGCGGATCTCAGTTACGTACGCCGTCTGCTGCAGGGACGGATCGACATTCTGCGGGCGGAGGCGGCCCGGCGCGGGGACCCGCGGGCGGCGGCCGCGCAGGGGCGGGTCGGTCCTGTCGTCGACCGGCTGCACGAGATCCTGCGGGACGCCCCGGCCCGGCACCGCTCGTCGGCCCGCCATGTGACGCTCGGCACCCCGCACAGCGCGGAGTACGGCCTGCTTGCCACGGAGATGCTCGCCGAGGTCGAGCTCTCCGACCTGGAGGCCCGTACGGACGACGAGCTGCACACCGCCATGGGGCGCCTGGTCCGCTACGAACAGCAGGTTTCCCACCGCCGCCAGGAGCTGCAGCACACGGCGGACGATTGCAGTGCGGAGATCGCCCGCAGGTACCGTGAAGGCGAAGCACAAGTAGACGATCTGCTCTCGTGA